Proteins encoded together in one Nocardioides marinisabuli window:
- a CDS encoding ATP-dependent metallopeptidase FtsH/Yme1/Tma family protein: protein MTKLPVPSPRAWLLLAAAVLLGCFAWGLAWLSPEDRGERVGLDELASLVAEDRVTSAVLLDQDARVEARVAGGTEVWSAYPTSDAATARLLEDLVASGARVEVDPQPGRSAGRVVVTTLLPLLVLAAVFGAVVVGGAGGATGEVRRFGTLDRGRRGGRVAPPATGFADVAGVDEAVGELREIVEYLREPERYSTVGAEPPKGVLLFGPPGTGKTLIARATAGEAGVPFFSVAGAEFVESLVGVGAARVRDLFTRVREAAPAIVFIDEIDALGRRRGAGGNEEREQTLNQLLVELDGFTAATGVVVMGATNRPDILDPALVRPGRLDRHVVVEAPDLNGRLAILRVHTARRPLDPGIDLLTLARRTPGLTGADLAGVVNEAALLSVRAGRATIDATSLEEAVERVVSGPRGRGHEATAVERQRLAVHEAGRAVVAHAAGDHVHRVTLAASGPRVTSADAETTCWTLDGVRRRAGVELAGRVAEELVLGSGSSVGENGLMEATRLAREAVTRLGLDPDVGVVRLAGRVADEALDPEATDPVLSERHRRLVEDGVRRLLDEARAEARTVLERHASVLDSLVDELLESESVDEAGLLLLLDGDARPAAPPPSHVVTASASRAYSPHCSTPSGS, encoded by the coding sequence ATGACCAAGCTCCCCGTTCCCTCCCCGCGTGCCTGGCTGCTGCTGGCGGCAGCCGTGCTGCTCGGCTGCTTCGCCTGGGGGCTCGCGTGGCTGTCCCCCGAGGACCGGGGCGAGCGGGTCGGCCTCGACGAGCTCGCCTCGCTGGTCGCGGAGGACCGGGTGACCTCCGCGGTGCTGCTTGACCAGGACGCGCGGGTCGAGGCCCGGGTCGCAGGCGGGACGGAGGTCTGGTCGGCGTACCCCACCTCGGACGCCGCCACGGCCCGGTTGCTGGAGGACCTCGTCGCCTCTGGTGCCCGGGTCGAGGTGGACCCCCAGCCGGGCCGCAGCGCCGGGCGGGTGGTCGTGACGACCCTCCTGCCGCTGCTGGTGCTGGCCGCGGTGTTCGGCGCGGTCGTCGTCGGTGGCGCCGGCGGCGCGACCGGCGAGGTGCGCCGCTTCGGCACCCTGGACCGCGGTCGCCGCGGAGGCCGGGTCGCGCCGCCGGCGACCGGGTTCGCCGACGTCGCCGGTGTCGACGAGGCGGTGGGCGAGCTGCGCGAGATCGTCGAGTACCTGCGCGAGCCGGAGCGCTACAGCACGGTGGGCGCCGAGCCGCCGAAGGGCGTGCTGCTCTTCGGACCTCCCGGCACCGGCAAGACCCTGATCGCCAGGGCGACCGCCGGCGAGGCCGGCGTCCCCTTCTTCTCGGTGGCGGGCGCGGAGTTCGTGGAGTCGCTGGTCGGGGTCGGGGCGGCCCGGGTCCGCGACCTCTTCACCCGCGTGCGCGAAGCGGCGCCCGCGATCGTCTTCATCGACGAGATCGACGCCCTGGGCAGGCGACGCGGGGCGGGCGGCAACGAGGAGCGCGAGCAGACCCTCAACCAGCTCCTGGTCGAGCTCGACGGGTTCACCGCCGCCACCGGGGTGGTCGTGATGGGCGCCACGAACCGTCCCGACATCCTCGACCCGGCGCTGGTGCGACCCGGCCGCCTCGACCGGCACGTCGTGGTCGAGGCCCCGGACCTCAACGGTCGTCTGGCGATCCTGCGCGTGCACACGGCCCGGCGCCCCCTCGACCCGGGGATCGACCTGCTCACCCTGGCGCGACGCACCCCCGGGCTCACCGGCGCCGACCTCGCCGGCGTGGTCAACGAGGCGGCGCTGCTCAGCGTGCGCGCCGGCCGCGCCACGATCGACGCCACCAGCCTGGAGGAGGCCGTCGAGCGCGTCGTCTCGGGTCCGCGCGGCCGCGGCCACGAGGCGACGGCCGTCGAGCGGCAGCGCCTGGCGGTGCACGAGGCGGGCCGGGCCGTGGTGGCCCACGCCGCCGGCGACCACGTGCACCGGGTCACGCTGGCCGCGTCGGGGCCGAGGGTCACCAGCGCCGACGCCGAGACGACCTGCTGGACCCTCGACGGCGTACGCCGCCGGGCCGGCGTGGAGCTCGCCGGTCGGGTCGCCGAGGAGCTGGTGCTCGGCTCGGGCTCGTCGGTGGGCGAGAACGGCCTGATGGAGGCGACCCGCCTGGCCCGCGAGGCGGTGACCCGGCTGGGGCTGGACCCCGACGTCGGGGTCGTCAGGCTGGCCGGGCGGGTCGCCGACGAGGCGCTGGACCCGGAGGCGACCGACCCGGTGCTCTCCGAGCGCCACCGTCGTCTCGTGGAGGACGGCGTGCGCCGTCTGCTCGACGAGGCGCGGGCCGAGGCGCGCACGGTGCTCGAGCGGCACGCGAGCGTGCTCGACAGCCTCGTCGACGAGCTGCTCGAGTCGGAGTCGGTGGACGAGGCGGGACTGCTCCTCCTGCTCGACGGCGACGCCCGGCCCGCGGCGCCGCCGCCGTCTCACGTCGTGACCGCGTCGGCCAGCCGCGCGTACTCGCCGCACTGCAGCACACCGTCGGGGTCGTAG